A part of Saimiri boliviensis isolate mSaiBol1 chromosome 11, mSaiBol1.pri, whole genome shotgun sequence genomic DNA contains:
- the FABP3 gene encoding fatty acid-binding protein, heart, translating to MVDAFLGTWKLVDSKNFDDYMKSLGVGFATRQVASMTKPTTIIEKNGDTIILKTHSTFKNTEISFKLGVEFDETTADDRKVKSIVTLDGGKLVHLQKWDGQETTLVRELIDGKLILTLTHGTAVCTRTYEKEA from the exons ATGGTGGACGCTTTCCTGGGCACCTGGAAGCTAGTGGACAGCAAGAATTTCGATGACTACATGAAGTCACTCG GTGTGGGTTTTGCTACCAGGCAGGTGGCCAGCATGACCAAGCCTACCACAATCATTGAAAAGAATGGTGACACTATCATCCTAAAAACACACAGCACCTTCAAGAACACAGAGATCAGCTTTAAGCTGGGGGTGGAATTTGATGAGACAACAGCAGATGACAGGAAGGTCAAG TCCATTGTGACACTGGATGGAGGCAAACTTGTTCACCTACAGAAGTGGGACGGGCAAGAGACGACACTTGTGCGGGAGCTAATTGATGGAAAACTCATCCTG ACACTCACCCACGGCACTGCAGTTTGCACTCGCACTTATGAGAAAGAGGCATGA